A single genomic interval of Aegicerativicinus sediminis harbors:
- a CDS encoding hotdog fold thioesterase, producing the protein MEPSEIVNTMFQKDAFSQWLGVQIEGVSKGGCILKMTVTEDMLNGFGIAHGGITYSLADSALAFASNSNGKHALSVETSINHLQKVVAGDILQATAKEQSITRKLGIYQVEVNRGKELVALFKGMVYRTEKDWNIE; encoded by the coding sequence ATGGAACCAAGTGAAATTGTTAATACGATGTTTCAGAAGGATGCCTTTAGCCAATGGCTAGGTGTCCAAATTGAGGGGGTTTCAAAAGGAGGTTGTATCCTCAAGATGACTGTTACTGAAGATATGCTCAATGGATTCGGAATAGCTCATGGTGGGATTACCTACAGTTTGGCCGATAGTGCGTTGGCATTTGCATCTAATAGCAATGGCAAACATGCTTTATCTGTAGAAACTAGTATTAATCATTTGCAGAAAGTTGTAGCTGGTGACATATTGCAAGCCACAGCCAAGGAGCAATCCATTACAAGAAAATTAGGGATTTATCAGGTAGAGGTAAACCGAGGGAAAGAATTAGTTGCTTTATTTAAGGGAATGGTTTACCGCACCGAAAAAGATTGGAATATAGAATGA
- a CDS encoding 3-hydroxyacyl-CoA dehydrogenase NAD-binding domain-containing protein yields the protein MKRVGIIGAGTMGTGIAQVAATYDYRVKLYDAKASALEHAKDSLRSILSRLVEKGKITPAARLDILTNISFVTRLGDLEDSELIIEAIVEDLNVKKGIFTELDNCVSNNCIVASNTSSLSISSIASAFKRPDRCIGIHFFNPAPLMRLVEIIPAVQTSIEVISKAEKIIQSWGKTVVRAKDTPGFIVNRVARPFYGEALRIYDEGIADVPTIDYSLKKLGGFKMGPFELMDFIGNDVNYAVTESVFNAFFCDPRYKPSFTQKRLAEAGFLGRKSGKGYYNYDENAPVKEPIKDKKLNGQIFNRILVMLINEAADAVFWNIASSSDIDLAMIKGVNYPKGLLQWADEVGINWVVEEMDKLFDRYREERYRCSPILRDMLKDNKTFFNGTK from the coding sequence TTGAAAAGAGTTGGAATTATAGGAGCAGGTACGATGGGCACAGGTATTGCCCAGGTAGCTGCGACCTACGACTATAGAGTGAAATTATATGATGCAAAAGCTTCGGCATTGGAACATGCAAAAGATTCTTTGCGTTCTATTCTTTCAAGATTAGTGGAAAAAGGCAAAATCACTCCAGCAGCACGATTAGATATTTTAACCAACATTAGTTTTGTAACCCGTTTGGGAGATTTAGAAGATTCTGAACTTATCATTGAAGCAATTGTCGAAGATCTTAATGTGAAAAAAGGAATTTTTACAGAACTAGACAATTGTGTGTCTAATAATTGTATCGTAGCCAGTAACACTTCGAGTCTTTCAATTTCTAGTATTGCTTCAGCCTTTAAAAGACCTGATCGATGTATCGGCATTCATTTTTTTAATCCTGCGCCATTAATGCGTTTAGTAGAGATCATACCAGCCGTCCAAACTTCCATTGAAGTGATTTCCAAAGCTGAAAAAATTATTCAAAGTTGGGGAAAAACTGTGGTTAGGGCCAAGGATACCCCCGGTTTTATTGTCAATAGGGTGGCTAGACCTTTTTATGGTGAAGCACTCAGGATTTACGATGAAGGAATTGCCGATGTGCCTACTATTGATTACAGTTTAAAGAAATTGGGCGGATTTAAGATGGGCCCCTTTGAATTGATGGATTTTATAGGAAACGATGTCAATTATGCGGTTACAGAATCTGTTTTTAATGCCTTTTTTTGTGATCCTCGTTATAAACCCTCCTTTACACAAAAACGTTTAGCTGAAGCTGGATTTTTGGGAAGGAAGTCAGGAAAGGGCTATTATAATTACGATGAAAATGCCCCTGTTAAAGAACCTATTAAAGACAAAAAGTTAAACGGCCAAATTTTCAATAGAATTTTGGTAATGCTTATAAATGAAGCTGCTGATGCAGTATTCTGGAATATAGCCTCATCCTCAGATATCGATTTGGCTATGATTAAAGGAGTTAATTACCCAAAGGGACTTTTACAATGGGCAGATGAGGTTGGTATAAATTGGGTAGTTGAGGAAATGGATAAATTGTTTGATCGCTATCGTGAAGAGCGTTACAGATGCAGTCCAATATTGAGAGACATGTTGAAGGATAATAAAACCTTTTTTAATGGAACCAAGTGA
- the paaD gene encoding 1,2-phenylacetyl-CoA epoxidase subunit PaaD, which yields MTVEQVNIDQELIPLLEQVSDPEIPVLSVLDLGIIRTATIENNLVKLQITPTYSGCPAMDTVADDLKAALKNKGYNAEIELVLTPAWTTDFISEKGRKALENYGIAAPLEENLDKQVLLGKANLIACPQCGSKNTKMISQFGSTPCKALFKCNDCQEPFDYFKCLK from the coding sequence ATGACGGTAGAGCAGGTAAATATTGATCAAGAACTAATCCCTCTTTTGGAGCAAGTATCAGATCCAGAAATTCCTGTACTTTCTGTTTTGGATTTAGGTATTATTCGAACTGCTACTATAGAAAATAACCTTGTAAAGCTTCAAATTACCCCAACTTATAGTGGGTGTCCGGCAATGGATACCGTAGCGGATGATTTGAAGGCGGCTTTAAAAAATAAAGGGTATAATGCCGAAATAGAATTGGTTTTAACTCCTGCTTGGACAACTGATTTTATTTCTGAAAAGGGCAGAAAGGCATTGGAGAATTATGGTATTGCCGCCCCCTTGGAGGAAAATTTAGACAAACAGGTTTTGCTTGGTAAAGCCAACTTAATTGCATGTCCTCAATGCGGGTCCAAGAACACTAAAATGATTAGCCAATTTGGCTCCACCCCATGCAAGGCCCTATTTAAGTGTAATGATTGCCAAGAACCTTTCGATTATTTCAAATGCTTAAAATGA
- a CDS encoding enoyl-CoA hydratase-related protein, producing MSSINFKIENGVAQITLNRPEVFNSFNREMALNLQSILDQCESDKTVRAIVLTGIGKAFCAGQDLKEVTSKENNPGFEKIIKEHYNPIVLKIRNIEKPIIAAVNGVAAGAGANIALACDIVVARESSSFIQAFSLIGLIPDSGGTYFLPRLIGFQKASALTMLGDKIMAKDAEAMGMIYKCVNDEEFNGEISRLALKLANMPTKGLGMIKKALNKSLTNDLDQQLNLELQLQVAAAQTEDSQEGVKAFVEKRQPKFTGN from the coding sequence ATGAGTTCAATTAATTTCAAAATAGAAAATGGGGTTGCCCAAATAACCCTAAATCGTCCTGAGGTATTTAATAGTTTCAATCGGGAGATGGCATTGAATCTTCAAAGTATTTTGGACCAGTGTGAATCTGATAAAACGGTTAGAGCCATAGTATTAACTGGAATTGGCAAGGCATTTTGTGCAGGGCAAGATTTAAAGGAAGTAACCTCAAAAGAAAATAATCCCGGGTTCGAAAAGATCATAAAAGAACACTATAATCCAATTGTTTTAAAAATCAGGAATATCGAAAAGCCAATCATTGCAGCGGTAAACGGTGTAGCTGCAGGAGCAGGTGCAAATATTGCTTTGGCATGTGATATAGTAGTGGCTAGAGAAAGCTCAAGTTTTATCCAAGCTTTTAGTTTAATTGGGCTGATTCCAGATAGTGGAGGCACCTATTTTTTACCGCGATTAATTGGGTTCCAAAAAGCCTCGGCTTTAACAATGTTGGGGGATAAAATCATGGCGAAGGATGCCGAGGCGATGGGCATGATCTATAAATGTGTTAATGATGAAGAATTTAATGGAGAGATTTCAAGATTAGCCCTAAAATTAGCAAATATGCCTACGAAAGGATTAGGCATGATTAAAAAAGCTTTGAATAAATCATTGACAAATGATCTTGATCAACAATTAAATTTGGAGTTGCAACTTCAAGTTGCTGCGGCCCAAACCGAGGATAGTCAAGAAGGAGTAAAAGCATTTGTAGAAAAGCGTCAACCAAAATTTACAGGAAATTGA
- a CDS encoding acetyl-CoA C-acyltransferase, whose translation MKQAYIVDGVRTAIGKYQGTLSAVRTDDLAAHVVSELVKRHPNLPLDKIDDVILGCANQAGEDNRNVARMAGLLAGLPFSVPGETVNRLCSSGLSAIIHANRAIKTGDGDLFISGGVENMTRGPYVIGKPSTGFGTDAEMFDSSFGWRFINPIMEDLYGTDGMGNTAENLVELYNISREDQDKFAFWSQMKAAKAQESGRFQKEIVTVSIPRRKQNPIEFNQDEFIKADTTIEVLAKLRPAFKKDGSVTAGNSSGLNDGSAATLVASEDALNEYNLKPLARIVSSAVVGVEPRIMGIGPVLAANQALKKASLSMDDMDIIELNEAFSAQALACIRQWKLADDDPRINPNGGAIALGHPLGMTGTRIALSGALELSIENKKYALVTMCVGVGQGYAVILENANL comes from the coding sequence ATGAAACAAGCATATATAGTAGATGGGGTGAGGACTGCCATTGGAAAATATCAAGGGACCCTTTCGGCTGTAAGAACCGATGATTTGGCGGCCCATGTTGTTTCTGAATTGGTTAAAAGGCATCCCAATTTGCCTTTAGATAAAATTGATGATGTAATTCTTGGTTGCGCAAATCAGGCCGGTGAAGATAATCGCAATGTTGCTCGTATGGCAGGTTTGCTTGCGGGTTTGCCTTTTTCGGTGCCAGGAGAAACGGTTAATAGGCTATGTAGTTCTGGTCTTTCAGCAATTATCCATGCCAACAGAGCCATTAAGACTGGCGATGGCGATTTGTTTATTTCTGGAGGTGTTGAAAATATGACGCGTGGCCCATATGTTATTGGTAAACCCTCAACAGGTTTTGGTACGGATGCTGAGATGTTCGATTCTAGTTTTGGTTGGCGATTTATCAATCCAATAATGGAAGATTTATATGGGACAGATGGCATGGGAAATACCGCAGAAAATCTAGTTGAACTTTATAATATTTCAAGGGAAGATCAGGACAAATTTGCCTTTTGGAGCCAAATGAAAGCGGCTAAAGCTCAGGAATCTGGACGCTTTCAAAAGGAGATTGTGACGGTGTCAATTCCTAGAAGGAAGCAAAATCCAATTGAATTCAATCAAGATGAGTTTATTAAAGCAGATACCACCATTGAGGTGTTGGCGAAATTGCGACCTGCCTTTAAAAAAGATGGTAGCGTAACTGCTGGTAATTCTTCGGGTCTAAATGATGGATCTGCAGCAACTTTGGTGGCTTCAGAAGATGCCTTAAATGAATATAATTTAAAGCCTTTAGCTCGAATAGTCAGTTCTGCGGTTGTTGGAGTGGAACCTAGAATAATGGGGATTGGTCCTGTCTTGGCGGCCAATCAAGCCTTGAAAAAAGCAAGTCTTTCGATGGATGATATGGATATAATTGAGTTGAATGAGGCATTTTCAGCACAAGCATTGGCTTGTATTAGACAATGGAAATTAGCTGACGACGATCCGCGAATTAACCCAAATGGAGGGGCAATCGCTTTAGGCCATCCACTTGGAATGACCGGTACGCGAATTGCTTTAAGC
- the paaB gene encoding 1,2-phenylacetyl-CoA epoxidase subunit PaaB yields the protein MKKDWPLWEVFVRSKNGLEHRHFGSLHAADAEMALENARDVYTRRNEGVSIWVVESKYITASNPDENGEMFEPAKDKVYRHPTFYNLPDEVKHM from the coding sequence ATGAAAAAAGATTGGCCTTTATGGGAAGTTTTTGTGCGAAGTAAAAATGGTTTAGAGCACCGGCATTTTGGGAGTTTGCATGCAGCTGATGCAGAAATGGCTCTTGAGAACGCACGAGATGTCTACACCCGCAGAAATGAAGGGGTAAGTATTTGGGTTGTAGAATCAAAATATATTACGGCCTCAAATCCTGATGAAAATGGGGAAATGTTTGAGCCAGCAAAAGACAAAGTGTATCGTCACCCCACATTCTATAACCTTCCTGATGAGGTAAAACACATGTAA
- a CDS encoding VOC family protein, with translation MKKEKILGLRTIVYVVKDLKAAKEWYSEVFDTKPYFDFPFYVGFNIGGYELGLLPIEKETLMVGNNSTTYWAVQDIDKAFKQFIDAGATEVEEPHSVGENLQVASVKDPWQNIIGLIFNPYFKPE, from the coding sequence TTGAAAAAAGAAAAAATATTAGGGCTTAGAACCATTGTTTATGTAGTGAAAGATTTAAAAGCTGCCAAAGAGTGGTATTCAGAAGTTTTTGATACAAAGCCGTATTTCGATTTTCCATTTTATGTGGGTTTCAACATTGGGGGATATGAACTTGGCTTGCTTCCTATTGAAAAAGAAACGCTGATGGTTGGTAACAATTCTACTACTTATTGGGCAGTTCAAGATATTGATAAAGCCTTTAAACAGTTTATTGATGCAGGTGCCACAGAGGTGGAGGAACCACATTCTGTTGGTGAAAATTTACAGGTAGCCTCAGTTAAGGACCCATGGCAAAATATCATAGGTTTAATTTTTAACCCATATTTTAAACCAGAATGA
- the paaC gene encoding 1,2-phenylacetyl-CoA epoxidase subunit PaaC, with translation MKENLYKYILTIADNSLILGQRLGELCGHGPNLETDIACTNIALDLLGQARNYFQYAAKIKGDDSTENSIAMLRSEREYLNVLLVEQPNTDFAYIIGRQFFFDIYHWHFLNALMKSHDVTLAAIANRAIKEVTYHKKFSADWIRRLGDGTEVSREKMQSAVNDLWRYTNEFFVQTEFEKELISEGIAADVSKFKDDYYSESSEILTEATLLVPEKSYFQKGGKQGIHTEHMGYLLTELQFMQRTYPNMSW, from the coding sequence ATGAAAGAGAATCTGTATAAATATATTCTAACCATTGCGGACAATAGTTTAATTCTTGGTCAGAGATTGGGAGAATTATGTGGTCATGGTCCGAATTTAGAAACAGATATTGCCTGTACGAACATAGCTTTGGATTTACTGGGTCAGGCACGTAATTATTTCCAGTACGCCGCCAAAATCAAAGGTGATGATTCAACAGAAAATAGTATTGCGATGCTGAGGAGTGAACGGGAATATCTGAATGTTTTATTGGTGGAACAGCCAAATACCGATTTTGCTTATATAATTGGCAGACAATTTTTCTTTGATATATACCATTGGCATTTTTTGAATGCCTTAATGAAAAGCCATGATGTTACCTTGGCTGCTATTGCTAATAGAGCAATTAAAGAGGTCACCTATCATAAAAAGTTTTCCGCGGATTGGATAAGGAGATTGGGAGATGGAACTGAAGTGAGCCGTGAAAAGATGCAATCCGCTGTAAATGATTTATGGCGATATACCAATGAGTTTTTTGTTCAAACCGAATTTGAAAAGGAACTTATTTCTGAAGGTATAGCGGCTGATGTTTCAAAATTTAAAGATGATTATTACAGCGAAAGTTCAGAAATTCTTACCGAAGCGACTCTTCTAGTTCCTGAAAAATCCTATTTTCAGAAAGGAGGAAAGCAGGGAATTCATACCGAGCATATGGGCTACTTATTAACAGAGTTGCAATTTATGCAACGTACATACCCAAACATGAGCTGGTAA